A region of Microcoleus sp. bin38.metabat.b11b12b14.051 DNA encodes the following proteins:
- the ruvX gene encoding Holliday junction resolvase RuvX: MSNKLWISALGLDIGSKRVGIAGCDGTGLIATGITTLVRSSFDRDVAYLRELVQERRVQILVAGLPYSLNGEVGAQARQVQKYASRIASALELPLEYADERLTSVGAEELIQAQGMSPSRNKGLIDRKAAAMILQQWLDERRQKIAAIPNPDR, from the coding sequence ATGTCCAACAAATTATGGATTTCAGCCCTGGGATTAGATATCGGCAGCAAACGAGTCGGCATCGCCGGGTGTGACGGCACTGGTTTAATCGCTACAGGGATTACTACTCTGGTACGATCGTCCTTCGATCGAGATGTAGCTTATCTCAGAGAGCTCGTGCAAGAGCGGAGAGTGCAAATTTTGGTGGCAGGGTTGCCCTACTCGCTGAATGGAGAAGTCGGCGCTCAAGCCCGACAAGTCCAGAAATACGCCAGTCGCATCGCCTCCGCCTTAGAGCTGCCGCTAGAATACGCCGACGAGCGCCTGACTTCTGTGGGCGCCGAGGAATTGATCCAAGCTCAAGGGATGTCGCCCTCGCGAAATAAGGGTTTGATCGATCGCAAAGCAGCAGCCATGATTTTGCAGCAGTGGTTGGACGAGCGGAGGCAAAAGATAGCCGCAATTCCCAATCCCGATAGGTAG
- a CDS encoding F420-0:Gamma-glutamyl ligase has product MIETLATGIAAAGSLLALGGLGLELNYRRSGSPNKLELTAGEWHLAINEPNRYLLVGEMEFRNLTQRFEIMLPDVRAEVKLLSDGSLDGVTSQTKVIPCHKDAKARSDDYWFGYIIKAQQTTKIKVSVDIQGQDLNKLQSAWVQIHFVVYGPGGRIPRVRNVVVPLQFPNSDTVPTARNVGVAEVFPIRTHILAELDNPVEIVKRYVLPRAEKGDIVALAETPLALMQGRYRHPSEVKPGWVAKRVCLFFLPMSSLATACGMQTLVDVVGPGRVVAAFAIGALAKIFGKPGVFYQLAGEQARLIDDVTGTLPPFDQFIVLGPDNPQQIVEEIQRETGLAAAIVDANDLKAVKILAATSDLSVTFLEQALRSNPAGNADERTPVVLIRPLPQKS; this is encoded by the coding sequence GTGATTGAGACTTTAGCAACAGGAATCGCAGCAGCCGGTTCGCTGCTAGCATTGGGCGGATTGGGCCTAGAGTTGAACTATCGCCGGAGTGGGAGTCCAAATAAACTAGAACTTACAGCCGGAGAATGGCACTTAGCCATAAACGAACCCAACCGCTATCTTTTAGTCGGTGAAATGGAATTCCGCAATCTGACACAACGGTTCGAGATTATGTTGCCAGATGTGCGCGCAGAGGTGAAACTGCTATCAGACGGAAGTTTGGATGGCGTGACTTCCCAGACAAAAGTCATTCCTTGCCACAAAGACGCAAAAGCCCGATCGGACGATTACTGGTTCGGCTATATTATTAAAGCCCAACAAACCACAAAAATCAAAGTTTCCGTAGACATTCAAGGGCAAGATTTAAACAAATTGCAGTCAGCTTGGGTGCAAATACATTTCGTCGTCTACGGCCCCGGCGGGCGCATCCCCAGAGTCCGCAACGTAGTAGTCCCGTTGCAATTTCCCAACTCCGACACCGTACCCACCGCCCGCAATGTCGGTGTTGCAGAAGTATTCCCAATTCGCACCCACATCCTCGCTGAACTCGACAATCCCGTCGAAATTGTCAAGCGTTACGTGTTACCGCGCGCCGAGAAAGGCGATATCGTCGCCCTCGCAGAAACTCCCCTAGCCTTGATGCAGGGGCGTTACCGCCATCCCAGCGAAGTCAAGCCCGGATGGGTAGCCAAGCGAGTCTGCTTGTTTTTCTTGCCGATGTCGAGTTTGGCCACAGCTTGCGGAATGCAGACATTGGTTGATGTAGTTGGGCCAGGGCGCGTAGTCGCAGCATTTGCGATCGGCGCTTTAGCTAAAATATTCGGTAAACCGGGAGTCTTTTACCAACTTGCAGGGGAACAAGCAAGGCTAATCGACGACGTTACCGGGACTTTGCCTCCCTTCGACCAATTTATCGTGCTGGGCCCGGACAATCCCCAGCAAATTGTAGAGGAAATTCAACGAGAAACCGGACTTGCCGCGGCGATCGTAGACGCTAATGACTTGAAAGCAGTTAAGATATTAGCAGCGACCTCCGATTTATCGGTAACATTTTTAGAGCAAGCCTTACGCAGCAACCCCGCTGGGAATGCTGACGAGCGAACACCAGTCGTTTTAATTCGACCTCTGCCCCAAAAATCTTGA
- a CDS encoding DUF3727 domain-containing protein translates to MSSSPYRKENGSSNQESVTLTDELGRSLTCNIEYSMNLEGQEYALLLPIDSPVEIFTWHGDDADEAAIPVEDETEIDQIFDTARVVLQEQNLTLRRTAVTLTVVGELPEFPDEDLEPNADPDEESEFEELMWLTSFYHEEQEYAIYTPLDPFFILARMNDDGKPELLSEEEFQRLEPMLPMLEDQFFDELD, encoded by the coding sequence ATGTCCTCATCCCCATACCGCAAAGAGAATGGCAGTTCCAATCAAGAGTCCGTCACCCTGACGGATGAACTTGGGCGATCGCTGACTTGCAATATAGAATATTCGATGAACTTAGAAGGTCAAGAATACGCTTTGCTGCTGCCGATCGACTCTCCCGTAGAAATTTTTACTTGGCACGGAGACGACGCCGACGAAGCAGCAATTCCTGTAGAAGACGAGACCGAAATAGACCAAATTTTTGATACTGCTAGAGTTGTCCTGCAAGAGCAGAATTTGACGCTCCGGCGCACGGCGGTGACGCTGACTGTGGTTGGCGAATTGCCGGAATTTCCCGACGAGGATTTGGAGCCTAATGCCGATCCTGATGAGGAGTCGGAGTTTGAGGAACTGATGTGGTTGACCAGCTTCTATCACGAAGAACAGGAATATGCCATCTATACACCTCTCGATCCGTTCTTTATTTTGGCTCGAATGAATGATGACGGCAAGCCTGAATTGCTCTCGGAAGAAGAGTTCCAAAGGCTGGAACCGATGTTGCCCATGCTGGAAGACCAGTTCTTTGATGAGCTTGATTAG
- a CDS encoding XisI protein codes for MDKLEYYRHLIRKVLTEYYELDAKSTDSTLESALIFDEGHDHYLLIVMGWQGQERIKVNTIHVRLRDGKIWIEEDWTEDGVVTDFLQAGVPREDIVLAFHPPHLRQYTEFAIA; via the coding sequence ATGGATAAATTAGAGTATTATCGTCATTTGATTCGGAAAGTTTTAACTGAATATTATGAGTTGGACGCCAAATCTACCGATTCAACGCTAGAAAGTGCGCTGATTTTTGACGAAGGGCACGACCATTATTTATTGATAGTAATGGGTTGGCAGGGACAAGAACGGATTAAGGTAAATACTATTCACGTGCGATTGCGGGATGGCAAAATTTGGATTGAGGAGGATTGGACAGAAGATGGGGTGGTGACAGATTTTTTGCAGGCTGGCGTGCCGCGGGAGGATATTGTATTGGCGTTTCATCCACCGCATTTACGGCAATATACAGAATTTGCGATCGCTTGA
- a CDS encoding SH3 domain-containing protein — protein MLVKIALITIFTSQLTQSVSAQSITDKSCVADIVGEDIGSQVNIRSGAGSIFSVVGTVSVGNLVIVANDDQNKSSVVSPLSRKDSEGNVWYLTTRLRASEYKGWIKADFLQLKCPNP, from the coding sequence ATGCTTGTAAAAATCGCCCTTATCACAATATTCACTTCCCAACTCACTCAGAGTGTAAGCGCTCAATCCATCACTGACAAAAGCTGCGTCGCTGATATTGTCGGTGAAGATATTGGCTCACAAGTTAATATCAGGTCTGGTGCGGGAAGCATTTTTAGCGTTGTAGGCACAGTATCGGTAGGAAATTTAGTGATTGTCGCCAATGACGACCAAAATAAAAGTAGTGTCGTGTCTCCACTCAGTCGCAAAGATAGCGAAGGAAATGTCTGGTATTTGACTACAAGATTGAGAGCAAGTGAGTACAAAGGTTGGATCAAAGCAGATTTTTTGCAACTGAAATGTCCGAATCCCTAG
- the mltG gene encoding endolytic transglycosylase MltG, with protein sequence MSKEQLTKGSARESRKGTRQVSKWLFYLALLPAIWGIGAWQGWAWWSWASAPPKGVETSNSPGKDGAVSIQIPPGTSSQKIGQDLEAAGLIRSAGAWNMWARWLTLQNRDGGFKAGTYQLSPTQPLSVVAGKIWQGEVVQQSFTIPEGWSLQQMSAYFEAQGFFPAKDFMAAASQVPYAEYPWLPSGLPHLEGFLYPDTYQLDGDAVSPQAVIKQMLGRFERIALPVFQKNQNNTKLSLKEWVTLASIVEKEAVVASERHRIAGVFTSRLNKGMKLGSDPTVEYALGIRQTKEKPLTFKQVETPSPYNTYMNVGLPPTPIAAPGIPSLEATLAPENTEYLYFMARYDGTHIFSRTQAEHDAAVAQVDQKVRSGQ encoded by the coding sequence ATGAGTAAAGAACAACTGACAAAAGGCAGCGCGCGCGAGAGCCGAAAGGGTACTCGGCAAGTTTCTAAATGGTTGTTTTATCTGGCTTTGCTGCCGGCAATTTGGGGAATTGGCGCTTGGCAAGGCTGGGCTTGGTGGAGCTGGGCTTCGGCGCCCCCTAAAGGGGTTGAAACGTCAAATTCCCCGGGAAAGGATGGTGCTGTTTCTATCCAAATCCCCCCCGGTACTTCCAGTCAAAAAATCGGGCAGGATTTAGAGGCCGCTGGCTTAATTCGATCGGCAGGGGCATGGAATATGTGGGCCCGCTGGTTGACGCTGCAAAACCGCGACGGAGGTTTTAAAGCCGGAACTTACCAACTGTCACCGACTCAGCCCCTGAGTGTGGTTGCTGGGAAAATTTGGCAGGGTGAAGTTGTACAGCAGAGTTTCACGATTCCCGAAGGGTGGTCGCTGCAACAAATGAGCGCTTATTTTGAAGCGCAAGGTTTTTTCCCGGCTAAGGATTTTATGGCGGCGGCGAGTCAAGTTCCCTACGCTGAGTACCCTTGGCTGCCGAGCGGCCTGCCTCATTTGGAAGGGTTTTTGTACCCGGATACTTATCAGTTAGACGGCGATGCCGTCAGCCCGCAAGCTGTCATCAAACAAATGCTCGGCCGTTTCGAGCGGATAGCTTTGCCGGTCTTTCAAAAAAATCAGAACAATACTAAGCTGTCATTAAAAGAGTGGGTAACGTTGGCGAGTATTGTGGAAAAAGAAGCTGTGGTTGCTTCTGAGCGGCATCGCATTGCTGGGGTGTTTACCAGCCGCTTGAATAAGGGTATGAAGCTGGGTTCCGATCCGACCGTGGAATACGCCCTCGGCATCAGGCAAACTAAGGAAAAACCTCTAACTTTTAAGCAGGTGGAAACGCCTTCTCCCTACAATACTTATATGAATGTAGGGCTGCCACCAACTCCCATTGCAGCTCCGGGAATCCCCAGTCTGGAAGCGACTCTGGCTCCTGAAAATACAGAATACCTGTATTTTATGGCTCGCTACGACGGCACTCACATTTTCAGCCGCACTCAGGCTGAACACGATGCTGCTGTGGCTCAAGTTGACCAGAAAGTGCGATCGGGTCAATAG
- a CDS encoding DUF433 domain-containing protein — translation MTLAITPIKQYIEQRNESYWIEGTRISLDSVVYSFLNGETPESIAQNFPLLSLEQVYGAIVFYLANREMVDAYLKEGEAEFKQLQQSLRQKSPLLYQQLITAQSR, via the coding sequence ATGACACTAGCCATCACCCCAATCAAGCAGTATATCGAACAACGCAACGAAAGCTATTGGATTGAAGGAACTCGGATTTCTCTCGATTCAGTCGTTTATTCCTTCTTAAATGGAGAAACTCCTGAAAGTATTGCCCAAAATTTTCCACTGCTTTCCCTAGAACAAGTTTATGGTGCGATCGTCTTTTATCTTGCCAACCGAGAAATGGTGGATGCGTACTTAAAAGAGGGTGAAGCAGAATTTAAGCAATTGCAACAGTCTTTGAGACAAAAAAGTCCACTTTTGTATCAACAATTAATAACTGCTCAAAGTCGGTGA
- a CDS encoding YqeG family HAD IIIA-type phosphatase has translation MTWGKLLQPDLVLGDSIVNLTSDILEKYQIKGLVLDVDETLVPITAMNASEELSLWVEEIKPIVSLWLASNNLSETRIGRIAQSLNLPYITGAGKPSRRKLRTAVTAMNLPVEQVAMVGDRLFTDVLAGNRLGMFTILVEPMVDAAYAVRKYPVRSFEVWVSEALGASLDSRK, from the coding sequence ATGACTTGGGGTAAACTACTACAGCCTGACTTAGTTTTAGGCGACTCGATCGTAAATTTAACTTCCGATATTCTGGAGAAATATCAGATCAAAGGATTAGTGTTGGATGTGGATGAAACTCTAGTTCCCATTACAGCAATGAATGCTTCTGAGGAACTCAGCCTGTGGGTGGAAGAAATTAAACCGATAGTATCGCTGTGGCTAGCGAGCAATAATTTAAGCGAAACTCGGATCGGTCGAATTGCTCAATCTTTGAATCTACCTTACATTACTGGTGCGGGTAAGCCGTCGCGCCGCAAGTTGCGAACAGCAGTGACGGCGATGAATTTGCCGGTGGAACAGGTGGCGATGGTGGGCGATCGACTTTTTACTGATGTTTTGGCAGGCAATCGTTTGGGTATGTTTACTATTTTAGTTGAGCCAATGGTGGATGCTGCCTATGCGGTACGCAAATATCCGGTGCGCTCTTTTGAAGTTTGGGTATCTGAAGCTTTAGGGGCTTCTCTTGATAGCAGAAAGTAG
- a CDS encoding DUF1778 domain-containing protein: MTKTTKSEESARLEARVSPEIKALWQKAADLEGRTLTDFVIASVQAVACKVIEQHQRLKLDIEDSEAFVNTLLNPTPPNQALKAAGLRYKQVLRDRTHRL; encoded by the coding sequence ATGACTAAAACTACTAAATCGGAAGAATCTGCCCGATTGGAAGCTCGTGTCAGTCCAGAGATTAAAGCCCTTTGGCAAAAAGCTGCTGACTTAGAAGGACGCACTTTAACAGATTTCGTCATCGCTAGCGTTCAAGCAGTCGCTTGCAAAGTTATTGAACAGCATCAACGATTGAAACTTGACATTGAGGATAGCGAAGCTTTTGTGAATACTCTCCTGAATCCAACCCCGCCAAATCAAGCGCTCAAAGCAGCAGGTTTGCGCTACAAACAAGTGCTGCGCGATCGTACTCACCGACTTTGA
- a CDS encoding GNAT family N-acetyltransferase yields MTSFTSQNQNQVVIRPFQYRDIEAMEQLCAETADAPENRKGASCDLILGKKLQQIRRWYGLLKLFSWFPNPGQSLFRAHVAEEEGAVKGIIQISPFNRTRSTWRIDRVGVDPEARSKGIGSMLMRYCFEAVCEARTWLLEVNVGDKTSLALYRQNGFQPLAQMTYWTIAPERLQEMANSTPDLPNLLPVSNADAQLLYQLDTASMPPLVRQVFDRHIQDFKTSFFGALFEGVRQWLGKTEVVTAYVFEPQRKAAIGYFQVQLSRNGQQPHVAQLTVHPAYTWLYPELLSQMARLVQDFPVQSLQLASADYQPEREAYLEQFGAVRLEHTLLMSRSVWHKLRESKLVSLEGLQLSEVLQSFQPTRKPVPGRMSWLGPMAPEAPAGPASSEIKPFLLDSGKNQADRLNPLNGQNPESAATDASSTLPPYLPELPIDGDAQE; encoded by the coding sequence ATGACTTCATTTACCTCCCAGAACCAAAACCAGGTTGTAATTCGCCCGTTTCAGTACCGCGACATCGAGGCGATGGAACAACTGTGCGCGGAAACAGCCGACGCACCAGAAAACCGCAAGGGCGCAAGCTGCGACTTAATACTAGGTAAAAAGTTGCAGCAGATTCGTCGCTGGTACGGACTGCTAAAGCTGTTTAGCTGGTTTCCCAACCCTGGCCAGTCTCTGTTCCGCGCCCACGTTGCCGAAGAAGAAGGTGCAGTTAAGGGGATAATTCAGATTTCTCCGTTTAACCGCACCCGCAGCACTTGGCGGATCGATCGCGTCGGAGTAGACCCAGAAGCCCGCAGCAAAGGCATTGGTTCGATGCTGATGCGGTACTGCTTCGAGGCAGTCTGCGAGGCGCGCACGTGGCTGCTGGAGGTGAATGTCGGGGATAAAACTTCCCTGGCTTTGTACCGTCAGAACGGGTTTCAGCCTTTGGCGCAGATGACTTACTGGACGATCGCCCCCGAACGCCTCCAAGAAATGGCCAACTCGACGCCAGATTTGCCCAACCTGCTGCCGGTCAGCAACGCGGACGCTCAATTGCTGTACCAACTCGATACCGCATCCATGCCGCCCTTAGTGCGTCAAGTATTCGATCGGCACATTCAAGATTTCAAAACCAGTTTTTTCGGCGCTTTATTTGAAGGTGTCAGACAGTGGCTGGGAAAAACAGAAGTAGTCACCGCCTACGTGTTTGAACCGCAGCGGAAAGCTGCGATCGGCTATTTTCAGGTGCAGCTATCCCGCAACGGCCAGCAGCCGCACGTCGCCCAGCTAACCGTACACCCGGCCTACACTTGGCTGTACCCAGAACTGCTGTCCCAGATGGCGCGGCTCGTTCAAGATTTCCCAGTTCAAAGCCTGCAACTGGCTTCCGCCGACTACCAACCCGAACGGGAAGCTTATTTAGAGCAATTTGGAGCCGTGCGTCTAGAACACACCTTGCTGATGTCGCGATCGGTGTGGCACAAATTGCGCGAGTCCAAGTTAGTCTCCCTCGAAGGACTCCAGCTATCAGAAGTGTTGCAGAGCTTCCAGCCAACTCGCAAACCCGTACCCGGACGGATGTCCTGGCTCGGCCCCATGGCCCCAGAAGCCCCAGCAGGGCCCGCGTCGTCTGAGATTAAGCCGTTTTTGTTGGACTCAGGAAAAAATCAAGCCGATCGACTTAACCCTTTGAACGGCCAAAATCCCGAATCAGCAGCAACAGATGCTAGCAGCACTTTGCCTCCTTATTTGCCGGAGTTGCCGATCGACGGCGACGCCCAAGAATAA